In one window of Juglans regia cultivar Chandler chromosome 3, Walnut 2.0, whole genome shotgun sequence DNA:
- the LOC108982403 gene encoding uncharacterized protein LOC108982403, with protein MHSNDTLEFFDDAHLVSQLFSEDINLVLFFDSFNGIDCGVGIAQDRAWEIVLWNPTTRESKRLLFVPRLPDICPTFFDFDFGIDLNTNDFKMVKIMYFDSLRHYQVEVYKLTTDSWRVIDALPLINSPFLFAYIKHVYKR; from the coding sequence ATGCACTCTAATGACACCCTAGAGTTTTTCGACGACGCACATCTCGTCTCACAATTGTTCTCAGAAGATATTAACCTAGTACTTTTCTTCGATTCCTTTAATGGAATAGATTGTGGTGTTGGTATTGCTCAAGATCGGGCTTGGGAGATAGTGCTTTGGAATCCTACAACCAGAGAATCAAAGAGGCTTTTGTTTGTTCCTCGCCTGCCTGATATTTGCCCCACGTTTTTCGATTTCGACTTTGGTATTGATCTCAACACCAATGACTTCAAGATGGTTAAAATCATGTACTTCGATTCTCTGCGGCATTACCAAGTTGAGGTATACAAACTTACTACTGATTCTTGGAGAGTGATTGATGCATTACCGTTAATTAATTCACCGTTTCTGTTTGCGTACATCAAGCACGTGTACAAACGTTGA
- the LOC108996749 gene encoding putative calcium-transporting ATPase 13, plasma membrane-type produces the protein MFSCSNGIVLEGKVFRNYSKEERMNKVDNITVMRSSSPSDKLLLVQCLKEKGNVVAMVGYKTNDIPSIREANVGILMGSSEIPKQYSDIVIMERNFSFLVEIVRCGRCIHDNIREYIQLQLTRNIAGLLITSITTVCLGYSPITAIQLLWANLVVALLGGLALPTEPPTDHRKSMNKWPPLRQNKPLITETMWGKLFSQTLYQTTILVTFQFKGQAIIRICNNVSEIMIFNSFVLCQVFNLVNAREPEKKNVFRGIHRNRLFVVAVIVILVLQFAFIEIENILAGNAKLNWVQWVACLVVSWAIDWATKCIPGYVMGLVEWTIRLMYWKLE, from the coding sequence ATGTTTTCTTGCTCAAATGGAATAGTGCTTGAAGGTAAAGTCTTCCGAAATTACAGCAAGGAAGAGAGGATGAATAAAGTAGATAATATCACTGTGATGAGAAGCTCCTCACCTTCTGATAAGCTTCTTCTTGTGCAGTGTTTGAAGGAAAAAGGTAATGTAGTAGCAATGGTTGGATACAAAACGAATGATATTCCATCAATAAGAGAAGCTAATGTGGGAATTTTGATGGGGAGCAGTGAGATCCCCAAACAATATTCTGACATTGTCATCATGGAAAGAAATTTCAGTTTCTTAGTTGAAATTGTAAGGTGCGGAAGATGCATTCATGACAACATTCGGGAGTACATCCAACTTCAGCTCACCCGGAATATTGCCGGGCTCTTGATAACCTCCATCACAACCGTGTGTCTTGGATATTCTCCTATTACGGCAATCCAATTGCTTTGGGCAAACCTTGTTGTTGCCCTTCTTGGAGGTCTTGCACTGCCGACTGAGCCACCAACAGATCATCGGAAATCGATGAACAAGTGGCCGCCATTGAGACAAAATAAACCACTTATCACAGAGACTATGTGGGGAAAGCTTTTCAGTCAAACTCTATATCAGACTACCATCTTAGTGACCTTCCAGTTCAAAGGGCAAGCTATCATACGAATCTGTAATAATGTTAGTGAAATCATGATTTTCAATAGTTTTGTTCTCTGTCAAGTATTTAACCTAGTGAATGCAAGGGAACCGGAGAAGAAGAATGTGTTTCGGGGCATTCATCGTAACCGATTGTTTGTGGTGGCTGTGATCGTTATTCTTGTACTGCAGTTTGCTTTTATTGAGATTGAAAATATCCTGGCGGGCAATGCAAAATTGAATTGGGTGCAGTGGGTGGCATGTCTTGTAGTTTCATGGGCTATCGATTGGGCTACGAAGTGCATACCAGGCTATGTCATGGGATTGGTTGAGTGGACCATTCGGCTCATGTATTGGAAGCTAGAGTAA